TTGCCAGACTTGACCAAAGTAAACGATTATTACAAGTAAATATGATTGGGCCTACTTAGATACCTAAATGTGAAACAGGTTTAATCATTGATTTTGCTGACTTGATATGCCCTCTTGTTTTTGAGCCTAGCCCTGGCTGAAGTATGTTGTGATGTCAGTTTAGCCCATGTGTCAGTGctagctggaaaaaaaaactgtctgAAAGTTACCATGAATAAAACAATAACTTCTGTATCGAACAGCAGGTAAAGAGGCATAGAGATTGCTGTCAAATAGGACTCTTGATAGTTCAGCATTCTGAGTGCAAGAAGGAATAAGTGAACAGTTTAAAAACTTTCAAAACATGACCATTACCTGGGTTTTGGCTGAGGCTGTGGAAAATGGACATTGTAGTTACCATGATAAGAAGTATTGGACATGATCTATATAAATGTTGTCTTTTCCAGCTCCCGTTGGTGAGGTGTCCCCTTCCTCTGGCTCATTCACTGCCTGGCCTGTACTTTCCCCTGCGTAGCTCAACCTCACCCAGCCTTTTTTGGCCTCTGCACCAAACGTCAGCATAGAGTTGCCTGGACTTCCAGCCTCTTCTACCAGTGAAGCTCTTAGCACAGTGCCATGGCAGGGCGAGGAGGACCGGCGCGGACCAACGGCACAGCGGCAAGCAACAAGATCTGCCAGTTCAAGCTAGTGCTGTTGGGAGAGTCAGCAGTGGGCAAATCCAGCTTGGTGCTGCGCTTTGTAAAGGGCCAGTTCCATGAGTACCAGGAAAGCACCATTGGAGGTGAGAGTTTCATTGTCTTTCTACAGGTATTCTCTTCTGCTCTTTGGCAAGCACGATGGTGGTTTGGCtttttaatttatatatatatatatatatatatatatatatatatatatatatatatatatatatatatatatatataatatacacacacacacactcacacgttcCCATTCTGTCTCAAAATGTATCAACAAAATGCAAGTGGACATCATGTCAGTTCTGGCTGCATAGCACCACAACCAACATCTGTGTGATATGAAGATACATATTTATATTGTATGACGATAGAAAAATTTCTATCATTCCATATTATGCTCCATCGTTTATTTCgttgtcgcaaatcacactctttacggcaGTATTTTTCGCCATTTGGAGTCTCTCCATCTTTTGCGtggattctactactactactagtttcgtctgctcccgttaggggtcaccacagcggatcatccgtttctatttcttcctgtcctctgcatcttcctctgtcacaccagccacctgcatgtcctccctcaccacatccataaacctcctctttggccttccatcttttccctggcagcaccatattcagcatccttctcccaatatacccagcatctctcctccacacatgtccaagccatctcaattttgcctttcttgcattgtctccaaactgtccaacctgagcggtccccctaatataatcattcctaatcctgtccttcttcattactcccaatgaaaatcttaacatcttcgtctctgccacctccagctttgcctcctgtcttttcatcagtgccactgttttcaaaccatataacatagctggtctcccaaccatcttgtaaaccttccctttaactgttgctggtacccgtctgtcacaaatcactcctgacactcttctccaccctgcctgcactctcttcttcacctctcttctgcactccccgttactttggacagttgaccccaagtatttaaactcatacacctttgtcacctctactccttgcatcctcaccattccactgtccctcctctcattcatgcataggtattctgtcttgctctagtccacggagactcctgccttatctcgtctgtcaacctgtccatcaccattgcaaaaaagaaagggttcaggaccgatccttgatgtaattccacctccaccttgaacccatctgtcattccaacctcacaTCTCacaattgtcacacttccctcatacatatcctggaccactcctacatacttcgctGCAAcccccggcttcctcatacaataccacacctctcatggcaccgtcatatgctttctgtaaatccacaaagacacaatgtaactccttctggccttctctatacttctcaatcaacattctcaaagcaaacatcacatctgtggtgctctttcgtggcctgAAACccaactgctgctcgctaatcatcagcgctcctcttaacctaacgtctattactctttcccatatattcatgctgtgtctgatcaactttatacctctgtagttgctacagttctgcacatcacccttgttcttgaaaataggtaccagtatgcttcttctacactcctcaggcatcctctcgctttccaagtttgtgttaaacaatctagttaaaaaccccactgccatctctcctaaacatctccatgcttccacacaggtatgtcatcagaaccaactgcctttccactcttcatcctcttcatagatgccctcacttcctccttgctaatccactgcacttcccgattcactatccccacatcatccaaccttctctctctcattttcttcattcatcagcccctgaaagtactccttccaccttctcagcgcactcacctcgcttgtcagcacattttcgtctctatccttgatcgccctaacctgctgcacatccttccctctgtttagccaatcagtacaagtcattttctccttccttagtgtctaacctctcatacaactcaccatacgccttttcctttgcctttgccacctctctcttcgctttacgctgcatctccttctactcctgtctactttcttcatctctcttactatcccacttcttctttgccaaccttttcctctgtataatttgctgtacttcctcattccaccaccaagtctctttgtgtttcttcctctgtcctgatgacacaccaattacctttctagctgtctccctcactatttctgcagtgcttgcccagccatccggcaactcttcactaccatccactgcctgtcttaactcctccctgaactccgcaCAACAGTCTTcattcttcaacttccactatttgatcttcggctctgccttcagtcgcttcctcttcttggtctccagtcatcctacagaccaccatccgatgctgcctagctacgttttcccctgtcaccaccttgctgtattcaatccctttcagattgcgccttctacataagatatagtccacctttgtGCACCTTCCTCTACTGTTGTActacaccctgtgttcctccctcttcttgaaatatgtatttaccaCAGCTATATCCATCCTTTaggcaaaatccaccaccatctgtccttccacatttctctccttgacaccatacctacccatcacctctgttcccttcacaaaCATGCCCATTgatgtctgctccaatcaccactctctcctccttggttaccctctccaccatgtcatccaactcactccagaattcttctttctcttccgtctcacacccaacttgcggggcatatgcgctgataacattcatcaatacaccttcgattttcagcttcatactcatcactctgtctgacactcgcttcacctccagcacactcttgacatactcttccttcagacttacccctacctcatttctcctcccatttgcaccatggtagaagagtttgagcccacctccaatactcctggccttactccccttccacctggtctcttgcacacacagtatacctacctttcttctttacatcatatcagccagctttctccctttaccagtcatagtgccaacattcaaagttccatctctcacctccacactctgacccttcctcctctctcactccctctggacatgccttccccctctccttctcattcacccaacagtagcatagtttccaccagcaccttgctagttaacagtaccagtggcggttgttggtaacccgggccttgaccgatccagtatggaaatcttgtttatgatccgcatatttgatttggcaaagattttacgccggatgcccttcctgacgccaccctccccatttagccaggcttgggaccggcactaaggatgcactggcttgtgcatcctcagtggctgggttaatgtcCATCTTTTGCACAGATTACATTAATAAATTGCTCTTGGATTCccgcccccctttctccccaattgtacttggccaataaccccactcttccgagccgtcccgatctctgctctaccccctctgccgatctggggaggactgcagactaccacatgcctcctccgatacatgtggagttgccagccgcttcttttcacctgacggtgaggagttttgccagggggacgtagtgtgtgggaggatcacactattccccccagttacccccccgaacaggcgccccgaccgaccagagtaggcgccagtgcagcgaccaggacacacagccacatccaacttcccacccgcagacatggccaattgtgtctgtagggacgcccgaccaacccagaggtaacacggggattcgaaccagcaatccccgtgttggtaggcaacgtaatagactgctacgctacccagacgcccattaaTAAATTACTCTTGGCTTTTTACTCACGAAGCTTTTATTGTACTTACAGTAACATAACTAGGGTACTTGTCGGCCACCCTCCATGGctgtctctcctctgctccgCTGAGTTCCTTGTATGGAGGGGCTGAGCCCTGCCCGCAGTGAAACAGAGTGGGGAAGAGGAAACAAGAAACTAACTcgaccataaatgacagcaaaacgCAGTAGAGGCTATTTATGTTATTCACCTAATTTGTGCATACTACTGCATTTTGTTGTCATTTATGGTTGCACTACTCTCCTCTGCTCAGTGTGGTTAAGCGAGGGTGGGGCTGCCCCTCCACACACATAACCCAGCATGTCAAAACGCTGGGGGGGGCACGGACCAGAAACTATGTATTCATTGAATTtagagaaaatgtgctatatcgtcATATGTATCGTTACCTGGATATGAAATGGCCTACATtgggatatgagattttggtcagaTCACACAGCCCTAGAACCAACCAGTGTCCCCAGTGGAGCAGAGCAGCTGTTGGCTCAGCAGCCTAATCCTTTCTGTTCTCAATGCCTGATCAGAGTCTGGAGCTGCAGAGCTTGTTTTTGGTATTTGAGCTCATGACCCTCACATCAGCAGCCCAGCTTCTCAGACTCACCCCTCAAACTTGTCATTCAGAATAAATTGTTGCTGCCAAACAAATTTAATTACATAAAATGCTTCTTCCTCCATCACACTTGAACCTGAAAAGAAAATCAATGTGCAATGTTACACTGAAGGTTCTGGATGGTAGATTTCCCTTGCAGGCAGCAGAGGGCGGAGAACGTGATTGCTTGAAACAGGAAGGAAGCTTGTTAATAATGGATGTTTCTGGAATTGCCATAGATCAGCAAAGCGGGGTAGATGGAATTTGTGAGAAAACTACTCATTCTTGCAGCAAAGAGGCTGTTGTATCACAtcacttcatatatatatatatatatatatatatacatatactttaATTGCTCTGTTGTGTTTTCATCAGCCTGAAGGTTGGAGGTGAGCATTTAAATATTGGCAATTTAAAGCCACAAACTACATGGGAAAGTACTTTCCTTTTGAGCACCTGCATTGTTTCAGTGGCCCTGTTAGATGAGCAGTGGAACTGTCAGGGTGTAGTGCATGACCCACTACTTCTCAAAAGGAGTGGTTGTATTCTACTCCATGATGTGCCTCACCCATCATTCCCCCAGCACACCCCTGCTTCCCCCACATCTTTGCCATTGGTCTTCCTTACCTGGAGTCCTTTGTCCTACTCTCCAAGAACGCTGCCATTTGGTGTTCTTGCCTTGTTAAATGGGCTATATTGTCAGTGGATAAATACATGTTAAGCTCATACAAGGTGGATGATAAGTGAGCATGTTATAACTGTTAAAATAGGCTCTAATGTTTCTGTGAGCAACATAACTTTACTTTGGGTCCATTCGTTTTCTTTTTTGTATGATGTTGGACCAACATCTTTTTCTTGTTCCTGTTGCCTACAGTATATAATATAGCCTATGAGTTAGGGAGTGCAATGAAAGGGAGACAGGATGCTTGGTGCTTACACTAGCGAAAGACTTAAAAcatgtcagcattttttttttgttctgtttaacttgatgtcagctgccTGCCTGGTCAAGGGTTAGTAAGCCCTAAAGTATGTGGTACTCACCGAGTGTAAAATTTCCTGTGACATGTGACACTGGGAGCTGAATAAGCAACTAGTCCGAGCATCGGAATCCTTGGTGCACATGTTTTTGGGGTTGATGTTTCGTCATGATTGCTCTCGTGGTTTTTGTGATTGTAGCACTGACCATGCAAGAGTTAATTTTCTCCTGATATGGTCTGACTATTTAGGATTCAGTTTCCACTGCAAACTTTGTTAGCCAAAACCCACTGTGACAGTTACACAGTGCCttctaaaacaaaagaaaaaaatgtgattCTGTTGGCATTTGTTTACTTACATGGATAATATATATCATAACCCGTAAGACTGTATTTCTGAATGCAAAAGGAAGTCTTTTGACTCTAGTGGCGTAAACAATTTAAATTTAACTTGGTTGCAGTGCAAATGATGCATGGATTTTATTCTGGAATATCTCCCACTAGCAGCAAGTTATCAGATGATAAAATTCCTTCATGACTTGTGAAGTCGTGATTTTTTGACTTCACATAGTTTATGAAATTCCTTGTCTAACACTTTGCCGGAAAATATCTCTTAAAGCTGCGATAGTCCAGAAATTCCATAATCGGTGGTAACCATGTCTTGTTTTCTTTCTCTGGTTGATATTCTGCTCTGTCATTAAAGCATTTATGATTATCCTTTTCACATAGACCTGGGATTAAGAGATGGATCTAACTTGGAGGACTTCCAGTTTTCCCTGTAAACTTTGTTCTGTCTTGGCCAGCCTAATTGCATATTGAAATGGAAGTGCTTTGGTAAACTGCAGCCACTAAAACCCTGTAATGTGCCAATTAGCCAGATACTGTCTATGTAAGACTACATCCACACGAATACATTTTAATTTTAAAATCAAAACGATCTCCGTCCACATGCATGTTTTAGCACCGTTTCAGAAATGTTCTCCGTCCATTCTAGCGCGCCTGGTCATGCAATATGCATTTTCACTCACATAGACTGGGCGTTAGGGATGGGTACCAACACCCGGTATTAAACGGGCGCTGGTGCTTACTTATTGAAGACCGTGGTATTGATAAACTTCGacgttaacggttctgctatTGGCATCAGAGAAATTAAGCAAGtaaatttcctatttatttaggctacttAAATGTTaccttgcaccttttatctcaccaactctgtTTCTAATCTGCAACAAGTTTAAGACATTTGTCTGTAGTGCATTTTCGCTagtcccaatccagaagagaggtCTCTCTCGGAGCCTGTTGTATGTGTGACctgaggggcggggccagctctctgcctctctctctgagagacacacacacacacagcctgttcTTAGCAACAGTGGCGGAGACAGAATTAAgcggtcaaaagtctggttatacgtCACTGGAGTCGATGCTGAtgatgctcgttgccacaagtgcaacaagtcttttgcctGCATGGGCGGAAACACGAGCAATCTTTCAAAACATCtagcgaaagtgcatcaaataaaGCAGCTGTAACCCTCTTCGCCTGTCTGTTGACCCGAACACCCCTTGAACAGTCTCTGCGTTGAGTTATTTTTTAATGTATGTTGACTCTGGGCGGACGGAGGGAGAAGACAGCTGTACAGACGGAGACAGGAGTCTCTGGCGGTTgaggcagagcaggttttctgAATTTATTAGCTTCCTCACATAGGCACAGCACCACTTGCAGCATACAGGCAGCTTGTAACACAAAACGGAAGTTTTCaactgcctagctcgtagttcatctggttggcccatccacctcaggtatgttatgtatgctagcagcctagagcccacacggggttaactaaattatacaggcatgggttaatgattaaaagcaacgctctgtccagacatgagaatgtaaagcaatgttaattctgttcttaattttttttctctcaaaaaaTAACAAAGAACCAATAAGAGCACCGTTAAAGTAccggatcgataagcagtataggtaagagtagtagtaccgttaaaatcttaacgatacccaCCCCTACTGGCCATGTGCGTGCCGTTGTAAACAGGTAGCTGATTGTCTACTCTGCAGTTGGTTGCTAAGTTGCAGAAAATACTACAGAGGAAGAACAGCAATGTTGAAAAGCAAGACCAGAGTTTGCTTtgccaacaacaaacaaacacacaatacgGTAGAACTGTTACCGAAAGTAACACGAAAAGGATCACGTGATAGGGGCGTGATGAATCGGGGAAGGACATGATGAGACTCAGTCAGGAAGCGAACGTGGGTGTCTGCGTCATCGTTTTCGAAAGTCTCCGTTTCCGCCTGTGCAGACTAAAACGTAGTCCCAGAGTTTTCGATCTAAAATGGGGTTTGCTGAGTTTTCAAAAGTCTCTGTTTTAGGGGTTCGAAAACGCTGTAGTGTGAAGGCTAGGCACAAACACAGCAAAAGTTACACGGTTTAAAATGCAAACATGGTGGTGTGGCTGTAGCCTAAGACTGCACTCCCATTTTTAAATAACAAAGGCTGAATGTCTTTTCTTTGCAGCTGCCTTCCTCACACAGACAGTATGTTTGGATGACACAACGGTCAAGTTTGAGATCTGGGACACTGCGGGACAGGAACGATATCACAGCCTGGCCCCCATGTACTACAGGGGAGCTCAGGCCGCAATTGTGGTCTATGACATTACCAACACAGTAAGTTATCTGTCTAGCTGCAGCTCTTTTGACAGCCCACCAAAAACACTCCTTTCCGCTATGACTTGACCCTTGGATTTTGGGTTGAGGATAGTGTAATAATTCAGTCAGCTACAGACCTTTGCTCTTAACTATGACATAAGTTTTATCAGTGAATTAAAGTTTGAAAACACAATGTTTTATAATTGTGtgctgtgtttttttcccccaaattctTTATTTTCCCTCTTCCAGGACACATTCACACGTGCAAAGAATTGGGTAAAGGAACTCCAGCGACAAGCAAGCCCTAACATCGTCATTGCATTGGCAGGAAACAAAGCAGATCTGGCCAACAAAAGGGCTGTGGACTTCCAGGTACAAGGCGATTCTCACACATGATGTCCCACAGCACAGTATGTGTAGTTGAATTGGATAGTTTGATGTGTGGTAAACACAACTACGAGAAATAATGAAACACTCATTCAATACAAAGTCTAAAATCAGAACAGTAAGCTTCAAATATTGCCTTTTACAGGCCTGTGAAATTCCCTTTATTCTCTCTGTTTTAGGAAGCACAAGCGTATGCAGATGATAATAGTTTGCTCTTCATGGAAACCTCAGCCAAGACTGCGATGAACGTCAATGAGATTTTTATGGCCATAGGTATGTGATCCGCAGTATCATTTAAGGAGGCTTGCATATAGATGTGGGATTTTATTGTATTCTTAGTGTAGAAACGTTGATTCATATTACTTCCCCTCCTGTGTGTCTGCCACCTCCAAATTAGCCAAGAAGCTACCCAAGAACGAGCCCCAGGGGGGAGCAGGCGCTGCTGGACGGGCCAGAGGCGGCGTGGACCTGCAGGAAGCCGCACCACAGGGTAGAAGTGGCCAGTGCTGTGGGGGTGGGAATTAACTAACATACTGATTCAACCGATCCTACAGTATCAAGAAACCGGACCAGAAATCAACCAGCTAACAAACATATCCTGTTGGTCAAACCAAGCCATGGTCGGACCAGGTCCCCTTCAGCAACATAGCACCACTCAACTGTTTGGCAAAACCAGCCCATCGGCCAGTAAAATGCCGGAACACCACTAATGGTTTCTACTAATGAACCGAACAACAACAAAGGAACTGACCAGCAAGCTTACTCACAGAATCAAGTTTTAATCCCCAAGGACATGGCAGCCCATGACCTCTCAGTTGACGATGGAAATTTGATGTCATCCCAGGAAAACAAAAATGTCCCACTGATGGAAgaaggaaaacaaacaaaaaaaatcagtacTCTGTACCCATCGCACTTAATAGAGCTGTCTGCTCATAATTGTTTCTCTTGATAGAAAAAAAGATCAAACACAACTGGGAGGAATGTAAACAGGCTCCTGGCCCTCTCCTTTGTCTTCTCTTTTCCATGCACCATAAATTAACTCCAGTATCTTCATCATGGTCACCATTCAAACTCAGTCCCTGTTTGGTTGGTGGCAGGTGCATGTAGCAGTCCCTCACTTTTAATTGTCCCCGATCAGCTTCCTGGACACAAAGAAGAGAGAAGGTGTTTGGGGAATGGAGAGTTATTTCCTTCTAGCTAGCAGCTGTGTAGATGAAcaattatgttattgttattactattgttattacttCAACTTGTTTTGACGCAGGTTATCCAGTATGATTTGAAAGCCTAGACCACCTAAGGTTTTGCAGTCATTAAGGTATGATATCCAACCATATACAGTAAATAGTGCATTATTAATAATGTCACCAATAAATCATTTTAGCATTGATGTAATGTGTTTGAATCAGTGTACATTGACAAATGCGAAGATGTTTTCTTGACCAAAATCACAACTGTATTGAAAACATGTTGCTGTATTTGTATTATCCTTTCTCTGCAAGCTTATATCCAATCAGTAGTTATTGTCAATACAATATCTTCCCAATCTCTACATCTCGTCATCAATTCTTTTGTGATGGAaatgttttttattcttttttttttcttaagatcTATGGTATTAAATGCACTGGCTCTGTCTCGTTATTGTGAATTCGGATGTTATTTTCGGCTTCCTTTATCCTTCCTTATTCCCTTGTTAATTTTACTGTTCATATCAGGGAGGGATTGCTTTTGACAGGTGTTGTCATCCACTGTTATGACATCAACAATTAGCACAACAGCGGCCACTGCTGGGAGGTAGGGGGTATGGGGGAGGGTGGGGTCATGGGTAgggaagaaaaaatatatatataaaaattgtaATTTTACCAATAAACAAGGGGAAGGTATATCTCTCTTCCTGTGTGGTCATTTCACCCTTTATTAAAATCGTGGCAATGACTGGCAATATTTTGATGCGTTTGTGAGAACATTGTCCAATAGAAGATGGCCCCTGAAGACATTTGAATGATTAAATTGCAAAGAATAGTCTCCTACCAGTAAAAAAGCCTGCTGTCTTAAGAAGTCACTGGAGGGTCAGCCCAAGTAGATCCTAACATTTAATACACGTTGACTCTGCCAGGGAATCATAATAATCAATACTTAACTCGCATCACCATGAGTCCACCTCAGTCTCAGTTGTTGGTCTTACCCTCGCCCACATCTTCACAACCCTTTTCCAGTTGTTTCTTTCTCATCCCATATATTTTGCAGGGAGTGAAGCTTTTTGACAAGTGGTGGTAATGGGGGTCACTGGTTAAATTTCTACAAACAGGATTGTATTGGCTGCTAAAAAACAAGTGGCTTCTTAAAACTCAAAATTGAGGTGACTTTTAATATTGAATACCAAGCAAAGCCGCATTGCACCCATTCGTCAAAGCCTCTTAAGTGTTTTAAAATCACTTAAGGCATGTTCTCCAGTCCTGAAGGGAATAACACTTAAGGAACTAGGGCTGCAGAAAATTCCTGCAAATAACAACTTTCATGACCTACTTCAATCAAATGACAATaactatgtatatgtatatatatatataagctaaTTGTTAATATTGATATGTAGGTTTTAATGAGACCTAGTTTCTATTCCAAACAAGGATATtaacatacactgctcaaaaaaataaagggaacacataagcaatgtaatgtagctccaagtcagtcacacttttgagatatcaacctgtccagttaggaaacaacactgatttgtgaatcaatttcacctgttggtaaattgtctaatttccaccaggtggaaattagacaatttgcaagacaacccctataaaaggaatggatttgcaggtggtggccgcagaccatttgcctgtcctcatcttttctggccgatctttggttagtttttcattttgctagtgccctcaccactagaggtggcatgaggcggtatctgcaacctacagaagttgctgaggtagtgcagctcatccaggatggcacatcaatgcgtgctgtggcaagaagatttgatgtgtctcccagcacagtgtccagagcatggaggaggtaccaggagacaggccagtacaccaggagacgtggagggggccgcaggaggacaacaacccccgCAGTAGgactgctatctggtcctttgtgcaaggaggaacaggaggagcactgccggagccctacaaaacaaccctcaacaggccactaatgtgcaggtttcctctcaaacagtgagaaacagaatgcatgaggatggtatgagggcccgacgtccacaattggggcctgtgctcacagcccaacaccgtgcagcccgattgacctttgccagagaacatcttggttggcagattcgccattggcgccctgtgctcttcacagatgagagcaggttcacactgaacacatgtgacagacgtgagagagtctggagaagctgtggagaacgttctgctgcctgcaacatcctccagcatgaccggtttggcggtgggtcagtgatggtctggggaggcatatccttggagggccgcacagacctctacgtgctagccagaggtaccatgactgccattaggtaccgggatgagatcctcagacccattgtcagaccatatgctggtgcagtgggccctgggttcctgctcatgcatgacaatgctcgtcctcatgtggccagagtgtgtcagcagttcctgtatgtcgagggcttgatgctatggactggcctgcacgttccccagacctgaatccaattgagcacctctgggacatcatgtctcgtactatccgccaacgcgatgtcgcaccacagactgtccaggagtt
The nucleotide sequence above comes from Lampris incognitus isolate fLamInc1 chromosome 10, fLamInc1.hap2, whole genome shotgun sequence. Encoded proteins:
- the rab5c gene encoding ras-related protein Rab-5C encodes the protein MAGRGGPARTNGTAASNKICQFKLVLLGESAVGKSSLVLRFVKGQFHEYQESTIGAAFLTQTVCLDDTTVKFEIWDTAGQERYHSLAPMYYRGAQAAIVVYDITNTDTFTRAKNWVKELQRQASPNIVIALAGNKADLANKRAVDFQEAQAYADDNSLLFMETSAKTAMNVNEIFMAIAKKLPKNEPQGGAGAAGRARGGVDLQEAAPQGRSGQCCGGGN